The Lagopus muta isolate bLagMut1 chromosome 8, bLagMut1 primary, whole genome shotgun sequence genome contains a region encoding:
- the NBEAL1 gene encoding neurobeachin-like protein 1 isoform X2 translates to MASRERLYELWMLYCSKKDPDYLKLWLDSFVSSYEQFLDVDFEKLPTRVDDIPPGISLLPDNILQVLRLQLLQCVQKMSDGLEEQQQALSLLLVKFFIILCRNLANVEEIGMCSYINHVITMTTLYIQQLKSKTKEKEMADQTPIEEFVRHALAFCESLYDPYRNWRQRIAGRILSTVEKSRQKYKPASLTVEFVPFFYQCFQESEHLKESLKCCLLHLFGAIVVGGQRNALQAVSPATMEVLMRILADCDNWDDGSPEEVSRKAELTLKCLTEVVHILLNSSSDQRQVETSTILENYFKLLNSDHSALPKPRRCRQWESRFIALQIQMLNTITAMLDCTDRPVLQAIFLNSNCFEHLIRLLQNCKLFLNANNKVADKSEKDLANKLLTEMNEDQVFQGRLDCLAVSTIQALTAVMHKSPAAKEVFKERIGYAHIYEVLKSLGQPSRELLEELMNMAVEGDHMAVGILGISNVQPLLLLIQWLPELESHDLQIFISNWLRRICCINRQSRATCVNADMVIRIIETLNHHSALHCTCAENLIALLGSLGSQSMGSEELLQLIRLLRTEEPKQAHPYVIPVMRAILAMARKQGMASALQYFNLCHSMAGIAVPSIQRWPGSAFSFNAWLCLDQDQVDPSTASKTGKRKQLYSFFTGSGMGFEAFITCSGVLVVAVCTKREYATVMLPDHCFFDSLWHNITIVHMPGKRPFGQSIVYIYVNGQQKISAPLRFPAMNEPFTSCCIGSAGQRTTTPPPSQIPDPPFSSPVMPHRTSLGGILSPGSWGGMLAKPELITKMISAGTQDSEWGCPTSLEGQLGSVIIFHEALQPPQVKALYLAGPNCLTPWKSQEPEVADLPSKVLLHYTPKACRNPICLDLSANLLHGRLTGNKVVNWDIKDMINCIGGINVLFPLLEQISFLSRQMPEKSVGETLPPEVVTPVEGDWVVLSSTKASEARLEKNIVATFILMIKHFIQRHHVNQENLIHSHGVATLGTLLQKVPSILMDVNVLMAVQLLIEQVSVEKNLQLLQQMYQHLLFDFSIWNSGDFPFRIGHIQYLSTIIKDSRRLFRKKYGVQFLLDTLRVYYGSGSKDSDLTPDDLRTIQTSLYGLIKYFLSKGGTHEEIQSIVGYIAATSEEEQLCGILEVLFSLLHSSSAPDQLFLLLFEPGNADILYALLLHQRYSDRLRELVFKIMEEMLKCTKVYERSKHRMRLREVGYSGLGLLLNESSVTISLIKNLLNQVLHADPAVNYKDLLAVVHLAHRSDINMRVVICRKVLHLLHSQLDAAQQISQQLGWQDTLIRLFLKENSEVRIGFRENRADSSREEEKNPPAEELQKYHADKMEGDKVDTFASINGLFDQWSLEDNKSLDVPAHFSAMPLEDASAAEMSFKSEDQDLWRSNPSHLSLDLSSVDSYELADVVNQMTDSLPSTPSPIENRKPFSGQPEKELDVISDVGFSAADLSSFENQGGGDNELIQLLTDILLCIMWKGIERSDDEAWVERGQVFSALTKLGISNELLRPSDEIKLNLLEKMLEWSVTDNRDSKALPTHSENAFRLLLIVQDFLQAEGLVNSNLWTEKLLEELVILMDSLSVWYSAGPEAAWFSQVQVQLLLGFIAQDNLQVCAMAAAKLNTLLQTKVIESQPEACYLLGKLEGILSRSIEEKTETYSFLIPLVRTLVSKVYELLFMNLHLPSLPSTNGSPSFFEDFQEYCRSDEWKVYIDKYIIPNMKQYEENSFRHGHEQMAVYWKDCYEAFMVNMHKRDRERGESKLKFQEHFVEPFSRKARQENLRYNSMLKQLHSQHTATLRQWRAAQLYLLSERGPWSEMKQYPVHWKLSNVENFSRMRLKLVQNYNFNSHQDASDLRDNLGVYQTQPSSESLLLEVVKQVKVSDLEDDVLELPEEDTAASSNMDEKDEQSQKEKLILSENCELITIIDVIPGRLEVTTQHLYFFDGSIEKEEGVGFDFKWHISQIREIHLRRYNLRRSALEIFLTDQTNYFLNFNKEVRNKVYSRILSLRSPNISGTRSPQELFKASGLMQKWVNREISNFDYLIQLNTMAGRTYNDLAQYPVFPWILRDYTSEELDLNNPAVFRDLSKPIGVVNEKNAKAVKEKYDNFEDPLGVIDKFHYGTHYSNAAGVMHYLIRVEPFTTLHIQLQSGRFDCADRQFHSIPATWQALMDNPNDVKELIPEFFYFPEFLENQNGFNLGQLQISKEAVNDVVLPKWAHSPEDFIYKHRKALESEYVSAHLHEWIDLIFGYKQRGPAAVEALNVFYYCTYEGAVDLDALTDEKERKALEGMINNFGQTPCQLLKEPHPQRLSAEEVVQRLTRSDTSTLNLFQHLTELKSFFIEGISDGVPIVKAVVPKNQSRSFMSQGSPEILVTASLNCIIGTHGWLPYDKNISNYFTFIKDTTVTNPKTQRNMSGPFAPGLEITSKLFAVSHDAKLLFSGGHWDNSIRVTSLTKGKLVGQHIRHMDIVTCLAIDYCGIHLISGSRDTTCMIWQIVQQGGVPVGLTPKPLQILYGHTDEVTSVGISTELDMAVSGSRDGTVIIRTIRKGQYMRTLRPPCESSLLLTVPNLAVSWEGHIVVHTSIEGKTTLKDKNALHLYSVNGKHLGSETLKEEVSDMCVTGEYIVMGSLQGFLSIRDLYSLNLSISPLAMRLPIHCISVTKEYSHILVGLEDGKLIVVGVGKPAEMRSGQLSRKLWGSSKRLSQISSGETEYNTQDSK, encoded by the exons gaatttGGCTAATGTGGAAGAGATTGGGATGTGTTCATACATTAATCATGTTATCACCATGACTACGTTATACATTCAACAG ttaaaaagcaaaacaaaagagaaagaaatggcagATCAGACACCAATAGAAGAATTTGTGAGACATGCACTGGCTTTTTGTGAAAGTCTCTATGATCCATATCGCAACTGGAGGCAGAGAATTGCAGG ACGTATCCTTAGTACAGTTGAAAAGAGCAGACAGAAGTATAAACCGGCTTCCCTCACTGTTGAGTTTGTCCCTTTCTTTTATC AATGTTTCCAAGAAAGTGAACATCTCAAGGAAAGCCTGAAATGTTGCCTGTTACATCTCTTTGGAGCTATTGTGGTTGGTGGTCAG AGGAATGCTCTGCAAGCAGTATCTCCTGCTACCATGGAAGTCTTGATGCGTATTTTAGCAGACTGTGATAACTGGGATGATGGGAGCCCTGAGGAAGTgagcagaaaggcagagctTACTCTGAAGTGCCTGACAGAAGTTGTCCACATTCTCCTTAACAGCAGTTCTGACCAGCGTCAGGTGGAGACCAGTACAATACTGGAGAACTATTTCAAGTTGCTTAATTCAGACCATTCAGCTTTACCTAAACCAAGGCGATGTAGGCAGTGGGAGAGCAGGTTCATAGCACTACAGATCCAAATGTTGA ATACAATCACAGCCATGTTAGACTGCACAGACAGGCCTGTTCTGCAGGCAATTTTCCTCAACAGTAACTGCTTTGAGCATCTCATTCGACTGTTGCAGAACTGCAag ctgtttttaaatgctaaCAATAAAGTGGCAGACAAGAGTGAAAAAGACCTTGCCAACAAATTACTGACAGAAATGAATGAGGACCAG GTATTTCAGGGGCGTCTAGACTGCTTGGCAGTATCGACCATTCAGGCTCTCACAGCAGTAATGCACAAGTCTCCAGCTGCTAAG GAGGTCTTCAAGGAGAGAATCGGTTATGCACATATCTACGAGGTACTTAAGTCACTGGGTCAGCCCTCACGGGAACTGCTGGAAGAACTCATGAATATG gctGTTGAAGGTGACCACATGGCTGTTGGGATATTAGGCATTAGTAATGTCCAGCCATTATTGCTGCTTATCCAATGGCTTCCAGAGCTTGAGTCACATGACctgcagattttcatttcaaattggTTGAGGCGGATCTGCTGTATTAACAGGCAGAGTCGTGCCACGTGTGTCAATGCAGACATGGTCATCCGTATCATTGAGACACTAAATCACCACTCTGCACTCCATTGCACTTGTGCAGAGAACCTGATTGCCCTTCTGGGCTCTTTAGGGAGCCAGTCAATGGGGTCAGAAGAACTGCTTCAACTAATACGGCTCCTTAGAACCGAGGAGCCAAAACAGGCTCACCCTTATGTTATTCCAGTGATGCGAGCCATTCTGGCAATGGCTCGGAAACAAGGCATGGCTAGTGCCTTGCAGTATTTCAACTTGTGTCACAGCATGGCGGGAATTGCTGTTCCATCAATTCAGAGGTGGCCAggctctgcattttctttcaatgCTTGGCTCTGCCTTGATCAAGACCAGGTGGACCCTAGCACAGCTAGCAAAACTGGCAAGCGGAAGCAACTGTATAG CTTTTTTACAGGAAGCGGTATGGGTTTTGAAGCCTTTATCACATGCTCTGGAGTATTGGTGGTAGCAGTTTGCACAAAGAGGGAGTATGCGACAGTGATGCTGCCTGACCACTGTTTTTTTGACTCACTCTGG CACAACATAACTATTGTTCACATGCCTGGAAAGAGACCCTTTGGTCAGAGCATTGTGTACATCTACGTCAATGGACAGCAGAAGATCTCTGCCCCACTTCGATTCCCTGCCATGAATGAA CCTTTTACTTCTTGCTGCATTGGTTCAGCTGGTCAAAGAACAACAACTCCTCCTCCATCTCAGATACCAGATCcacctttttcttcccctgtcaTGCCTCACCGTACATCACTTGGGGGCATTCTCTCTCCAGGAAGCTGGGGTGGGATGCTTGCAAAACCAGAACTCATCACCAAGATGATCTCAGCAGGGACTCAGGATAGTGAATGGGGATGTCCAACATCGTTGGAGGGCCAGCTTGGTTCAGTTATCATTTTTCATGAAGCACTGCAACCCCCACAGGTGAAAGCATTGTATTTGGCAG GTCCAAACTGTTTAACTCCATGGAAATCTCAAGAGCCTGAAGTAGCAGATCTCCCCAGTAAGGTGTTGCTGCATTACACGCCAAAG GCCTGCAGAAATCCAATTTGTCTTGACCTGTCCGCAAATCTCTTGCATGGAAGACTAACTGGAAACAAAGTAGTGAACTGGGACATCAAG GATATGATCAACTGCATTGGTGGAATAAATGTGCTGTTTCCATTGCTGGAGCAGATCAGTTTTCTCAGTAGACAGATGCCTGAGAAGTCTGTAGGGGAAACTCTACCTCCTGAAGTAGTTACTCCTGTAGAGGGAGACTGGGTGGTGTTGTCATCCACAAAGGCATCAG AGGCACGCCTGGAGAAGAACATTGTTGCAACTTTCATCTTGATGATTAAACACTTCATTCAGAGACACCATGTTAATCAAGAAAATCTCATTCACTCCCATGGAGTTGCCACCCTAGGAACCTTGTTACAGAAG GTGCCAAGCATCCTAATGGATGTGAATGTACTGATGGCTGTACAGCTGTTGATCGAGCAAGTCTCAGTTGAAAAGAACTTGCAACTTCTGCAACAGATGTATCAACACTTACTTTTTGACTTCAGCATCTGGAACAGTGGGGACTTCCCTTTCAGAATTG GGCATATACAGTATCTTTCTACGATCATCAAAGACAGCAGAAGGCTCTTCAGAAAGAAGTATGGTGTACAGTTTCTTCTAGACACGCTGAGAGTTTATTATGG GAGTGGCAGCAAAGACAGTGATTTAACTCCTGATGACCTGAGAACTATACAGACATCCCTTTATGGACTgatcaaatattttctaagcAAAGGTGGAAcacatgaagaaatacagagcaTTGTAGGATACATAGCTGCTACCAGTGAAGAAGAACAG CTCTGTGGCATCCTGGAAGTTCTGTTCAGCCTTCTTCATTCCAGCTCAGCCCCAGATCAgctttttctattgctttttgaACCAGGAAATGCTGATATTCTTTATGCTTTGTTATTGCACCAGAGGTACTCTGACAGGCTTAGAGAACTTGTGTTCAAG ATTATGGAAGAGATGCTGAAATGTACTAAAGTTTATGAACGTAGTAAGCACCGTATGAGACTCAGAGAAGTGGGGTACTCTGGACTTGGACTCCTTCTGAATGAATCGTCAGTTACTATTTCTCTCATAAAAAACCTTCTTAACCAAGTTCTCCATGCAG aTCCTGCTGTGAATTATAAAGATCTTTTAGCTGTAGTGCATCTGGCTCATAGATCAGATATAAACATGAGAGTGGTTATCTGTAGAAAG GTCTTGCATCTTTTGCATTCCCAACTGGATGCAGCACAACAGATTTCTcagcagctgggctggcagGACACTTTGATCAGACtcttcctgaaagaaaattctgagGTCCGGATTGGCTTTAGAGAAAACAGGGCTGACTCCTcaagggaagaggagaaaaatcctCCTgctgaagaacttcagaaatatcATGCTGATAAGATGGAGGGAGATAAAGTTGATACCTTTGCATCTATAAATGGATTGTTTGATCAGTGGAGTTTAGAAGACAATAAATCCTTGGATGTCCCAGCTCATTTCTCTGCTATGCCACTGGAAGATGCATCCGCAGCAGAGATGTCTTTCAAGTCAGAGGACCAAGATTTGTGGCGCAGTAATCCTTCACATCTGAGTCTAGATCTATCCAGCGTTGACTCTTATGAACTAGCTGACGTTGTGAATCAGATGACAGATAGCCTACCCAGCACACCATCACCTATAGAGAACAGAAAACcattttctgggcagcctgaaaaGGAGCTAGATGTCATAAGCGATGTGggcttcagtgctgctgatctatcttcatttgaaaatcaaGGA ggGGGTGATAATGAACTGATACAGTTACTTACAGACATCCTGCTGTGCATAATGTGGAAAGGCATTGAAAGATCTGATGATGAGGCTTGGGTAGAGAGAGGACAGGTGTTTTCTGCACTGACTAAACTGGGAATATCTAATGAGTTGCTGCGACCTTCTGATGAAATAAAACTCAA CTTATTGGAGAAGATGTTAGAATGGTCAGTCACTGATAACAGAGATTCTAAAGCTCTCCCTACACACTCTGAAAATGCTTTCCGGCTCTTACTAATTGTACAAGATTTCCTGCAGGCAGAAGGACTTGTTAACTCAAATTTATGGACAGAAAAG CTATTGGAGGAATTAGTGATTCTTATGGATAGCCTGTCAGTCTGGTACTCTGCTGGCCCAGAAGCAGCCTGGTTTTCACAGGTGCAAGTCCAGTTGCTCCTTGGATTCATTGCACAAGACAACTTACAG GTCTGTGCTATGGCAGCAGCAAAACTGAACACCCTTCTTCAGACCAAAGTAATAGAGAGTCAACCTGAAGCATGCTACCTGTTGGGGAAGTTAGAAGGCATCTTAAGTAGATCAATTGAAGAGAAGACAGAAACGTACTCATTTTTGATTCCACTCGTTCGGACGCTGGTATCCAAAGTTTATGAACTTCTCTTCATGAATCTGCATCTCCCTTCATTGCCTTCTACCAATGGCAGCCCCTCTTTCTTCGAGGACTTCCAAGAATATTGCCGATCTGATGAATGGAAGGTTTATATTGATAAATAT ATTATTCCAAATATGAAGCAGTATGAAGAAAACTCCTTCAGACATGGTCATGAGCAGATGGCAGTTTATTGGAAGGATTGTTATGAGGCATTTATGGTGAATATGCACAAGCGAGATCgggagagaggagaaagcaaGCTGAAATTTCAG GAGCATTTTGTGGAACCGTTCAGCAGAAAGGCTCGACAGGAAAACCTGCGGTATAACAGTATGCTAAAGCAACTTCATAGTCAACACACAGCTACTCTGAGACAGTGGAGAGCAGCCCAACTTTATTTACTCTCTGAACGTGGTCCTTGGTCTGAAAT gaaaCAGTATCCTGTTCACTGGAAACTTTCGAATGTTGAAAATTTTTCTCGTATGAGACTAAAACTGGTGCAGAATTACAACTTCAACTCTCATCAGGATGCTAGTGACCTGAGAGATAATTTAG GTGTGTACCAGACACAACCCTCTAGTGAGTCTCTGCTTCTGGAGGTGGTGAAGCAGGTGAAAGTGAGTGACTTGGAAGATGATGTGCTTGAACTGCCAGAAGAAGACACAGCAGCCAGTTCCAATAT GGATGAGAAGGATGAACAgagtcagaaagaaaagctaataCTGTCTGAAAACTGTGAACTGATTACTATAATTGATGTGATACCTGGCAGACTGGAGGTCACTACCCAGCACCTATATTTCTTTGATGGTAGCATCGAAAAAGAGGAGG GGGTTGGTTTTGATTTCAAATGGCACATTTCTCAAATTCGAGAGATACATCTGCGTCGGTACAACCTGAGGAGGTCAGCTTTGGAGATCTTCCTTACAGATCAAACCAACTACTTCCTCAACTTCAATAAGGAG GTAAGAAACAAAGTATACAGTCGAATATTGTCACTGCGTTCTCCAAATATTTCTGGGACCCGATCTCCTCAGGAGCTCTTTAAAGCTTCAGGTTTGATGCAG AAATGGGTGAATAGAGAAATATCCAACTTTGACTACCTTATTCAGCTGAACACAATGGCAGGACGAACTTACAATGATCTTGCTCAATATCCTGTG ttcccCTGGATTTTACGAGATTATACATCTGAAGAACTGGATCTGAATAATCCAGCAGTCTTTAGGGATCTATCCAAACCCATTGGAGTGGTAAATGAGAAGAATGCTAAGGCTGTGAAAGAGAA atatgATAATTTTGAGGATCCCCTTGGAGTGATTGACAAATTTCACTATGGGACACACTACTCAAATGCTGCTGGTGTCATGCATTACCTCATTCGGGTAGAACCTTTCACAACTCTTCATATCCAACTTCAAAGTGGCAG GTTTGATTGTGCTGATCGACAGTTCCATTCTATTCCTGCTACCTGGCAAGCACTCATGGATAACCCCAATGATGTCAAGGAACTTATTCCAGAATTTTTCTACTTCCCAGAATTCCTGGAGAACCAAAATG GCTTTAACTTGGGTCAGCTTCAAATTTCCAAAGAAGCAGTAAATGATGTCGTTCTCCCCAAGTGGGCCCATTCCCCAGAAGACTTCATTTATAAACATAGAAAAGCTCTG gaATCAGAGTATGTTTCTGCTCATCTTCATGAATGGATCGATTTGATTTTTGGCTACAAGCAGAGGGGACCAGCTGCAGTGGAGGCACTCAATGTGTTCTATTATTGTACTTATGAAG GAGCAGTGGATTTGGATGCTTTAACagatgagaaggaaaggaaagctttaGAAGGGATGATAAACAATTTTGGACAAACTCCCTGCCAGCTGTTGAAG GAGCCCCATCCTCAGAGGTTGTCAGCAGAAGAGGTAGTGCAAAGACTAACTAGAAGTGATACCTCTACTCTGAATCTCTTCCAACACCTCACTGAACTGAAGTCATTCTTCATAGAG GGAATCAGTGATGGTGTCCCCATTGTCAAAGCTGTTGTCCCCAAGAATCAGTCGCGTTCCTTTATGTCTCAGGGAAGCCCAGAGATATTG GTAACAGCAAGTCTGAACTGTATTATTGGAACCCATGGTTGGCTGCCTTATGATAAAAACATCTCCAACTATTTTACATTCATCAAAGATACTACAGTGACAAATCCCAA AACACAGCGCAACATGAGTGGTCCTTTTGCACCAGGACTGGAGATCACTTCCAAGTTGTTTGCAGTATCTCATGATGCAAAACTCCTCTTTAGTGGAGGACACTGGGACAATAGCATCAGAGTAACATCTCTTACAAAAGGCAAGCTGGTTGGACAGCACATCAGGCACATGG ATATTGTGACCTGCTTGGCGATAGATTACTGTGgaattcatttaatttctggATCCAGAGATACAACCTGCATGATATGGCAAATAGTTCAGCAG GGAGGAGTGCCTGTAGGCCTGACACCTAAGCCATTACAGATCCTTTACGGGCATACTGATGAAGTTACAAGTGTTGGCATCAGCACTGAGCTGGACATGGCAGTGTCAGGATCCAGG GATGGGACTGTTATTATCCGCACCATTCGGAAAGGTCAGTACATGAGAACTTTGCGACCACCTTGTGAGAGTTCCCTCCTGCTGACTGTTCCTAATCTGGCTGTGTCCTGGGAAGGCCATATCGTTGTCCACACCAGCATAGAAGGAAAGACCACTCTTAAG gaTAAGAATGCATTACACCTCTATTCTGTTAATGGAAAGCATCTGGGTTCTGAGACTCTGAAGGAAGAAGTGTCAGATATGTGTGTGACTGGCGAGTATATTGTGATGGGCAGCTTACAGGGATTTCTTTCCATACGAGATCTCTACAG ctTGAATCTGA